In one Serinus canaria isolate serCan28SL12 chromosome 2, serCan2020, whole genome shotgun sequence genomic region, the following are encoded:
- the PDK4 gene encoding pyruvate dehydrogenase kinase, isozyme 4: MKAARIALRSAAPLAGANAGSRLPQEVEQFSRFSPSPLSIKQLLDFGSTNGCERTSFAFLRQELPVRFANILKEIDLLPDKLLSTPSVKLVRSWYIQSLKELIEFHQKSPDDQKVLSDFIDTLIRVRNRHHDVVPTMAQGVIEYKDTFKVDPVTNQNIQYFLDRFYMSRISTRMLMNQHTLLFDDKSGSGHPRHIGSIDPCCDVGEVVNDAYESAKMLCDQYYLTSPELKLTQVNGKAPGEPISIVYVPSHLFHMLFELFKNSMRATVEFQENSPTLSPVEVIVVLGKEDLAIKISDRGGGVPVRKIERLFSYMYSTAPRPNVDDSRNTPLAGFGYGLPISRLYAKYFQGDLNLYSICGYGTDAIIYLKALSTESIEKLPVFNKSASKHYQASSEADDWCVPSKGPKNMAKQSAAS; encoded by the exons ATGAAGGCCGCCCGGATCGCCCTCCGCAGCGCCGCCCCGCTGGCAGGGGCCAACGCCGGCAGCCGGTTGCCACAGGAGGTGGAGCAATTTTCCCgcttctccccctccccgctcTCCATCAAGCAGTTGTTGGACTTCG GCTCGACTAATGGATGTGAGAGAacttcttttgcatttttgcGACAAGAACTTCCTGTGAGGTTTGCAAACATCTTGAAAGAAATTGATCTTCTTCCTGATAAATTACTAAGCACTCCATCAGTAAAATTAGTAAGAAGCTG GTACATCCAAAGCCTAAAGGAGTTGATTGAATTCCATCAGAAAAGCCCAGATGACCAAAAAGTCTTATCTGA cTTTATAGATACTCTAATTAGAGTCCGAAACAGACATCATGATGTGGTTCCTACAATGGCACAAGGAGTAATTGAATACAAAGACACTTTTAAAGTAGATCCTGTCACCAATCAAAACATCCAGTATTTTTTGGATCGTTTTTACATGAGCCGTATTTCCACCCGGATGCTAATGAACCAACACA CTCTTCTTTTTGATGATAAATCTGGCTCGGGGCACCCAAGGCACATTGGAAGTATTGATCCTTGCTGTGATGTTGGTGAAGTAGTGAATG atgCTTATGAAAGTGCGAAGATGTTGTGTGACCAGTATTACTTGACATCTCCAGAACTGAAACTTACTCAAGTGAACG gAAAAGCTCCAGGAGAACCAATTAGCATTGTATATGTTCCATCTCATCTTTTTCACATGCTTTTTGAGCTCTTTAAG AATTCAATGAGAGCAACTGTTGAATTCCAAGAAAACAGTCCTACCCTTTCTCCAGTTGAAGTGATAGTTGTTCTAGGGAAAGAAGACCTGGCAATCAAG ATCTCAGACCGAGGCGGTGGTGTTCCCGTGAGGAAAATTGAGCGGCTGTTTAGCTACATGTATTCCACTGCACCAAGGCCAAATGTGGATGATTCTCGAAATACCCCTCTT gCTGGCTTTGGGTATGGCTTGCCAATTTCTCGTCTGTATGCTAAGTACTTTCAAGGAGATCTAAATCTTTACTCCATTTGTGGCTATGGAACGGATGCTATCATCTACTTGAAG GCCTTATCAACAGAATCAATAGAAAAACTCCCAGTTTTTAACAAATCAGCTTCCAAGCATTACCAGGCTAGCTCAGAGGCAGATGACTGGTGTGTCCCAAGTAAAGGCCCAAAGAATATGGCAAAGCAGAGTGCAGCTTCCTGA